The segment TCGATGCCGAAGGCGAAGTTGGGATGCGCGGCGAAGAAGGCGCCGAGGCTCCCGTCGAGTGCGTCTACGGCGTCGGTGACGAAGTGGAGGCGCGTGCGCCACTGCGCGGCGACGGCGGGATCGAGGAGCGCGAGCGCCTCCTCGAAGCGCGACAGCATCGCCTCCTGCGCCGCACGGCGCGCCGCCTCGTCGTCCTCCACGTCGAGGAAGAGGTAATGCACGTTCGCGGGCGACTCGGCGAGGAAGGCGCCGACGTCGGAGCCGGCGATCGCATCGCTGTACGCGTTGCCCGCCGCACGCACGAGGAAGAGGTGGCTGTCGTTGCCGGTCCAGCTCGCGTGGAAGGCGAAGCTGCCGCCCAGCGTCTGCACGGTGAAGTCGCCGGCGGCGTCGCGGATCCCGGTGCCGTAGGGGCCCTCGGGCAGCGGCACCGGCGCCTCCGCCCAGCTGCAGCCGCTCTCGTCCACCGCGCTGCCGGTGGCGGTGCTGCCGCAGCGATCGCTCTCGTCCGGCACACCGTCGCCGTCCGCATCCGGCAGCGGCTCGCCGACGCAGGCGCCGTCCACGCAGTCCTGTCCGGCGAGGCAGGCGGGTTCGCAGGTCGCCTGGGTGGAATCGTTGTCGCTGCCGCAGGCTGCAGCGATCCATGCACACGCGACGAGGCTCGCGCTCCAACGGGACATGCTTCCCTCCGAATGTCAGCTTGGAGGCGAGCCTAACATCCTGCCGAGCGTCGCCGCCATGGACCGGCGATGGCAGCCTGCGGACGCGAGAAGGCCGGCGGATCCCGGGGGGATCGCCGGCCCTCTCGTCGACGCGTGCGGCCCGATCAGACGTTGAAACGGAAGTGCATCACGTCGCCGTCCTGCACCACGTACTCCTTGCCCTCGACGCGGAGCAGGCCCTTCTCGCGGAGCGCCGACTCGGACCCGAATTTGAGCAGGTCCTCCCAGCGGCAGACCTCGGCCTTGATGAAGCCGCGCTCGAAGTCGGTGTGGATCACACCGGCGGCCTGCGGCGCCTTCCAGCCCTCGTGGATCGTCCAGGCCCGCGTCTCCTGCTCACCGGCGGTGATGTAGGTGCGGAGCTGCAGCAGCTTGTAGCCTGCGCGCACGAGCTTGTGCAGACCGGGCTCGGCGAGGCCTGCCGACTCGAGGAAGTCGGCCCGCTCCTCCACGGGGAGCTGCTGGATCTGCGACTCGACGTCGGCGCAGATGATCACGAGCGGCGCCTTGTCCAGCGCGGCGACGGCCCGGGCCTTCTCCACCAGGGGATCGGTCTCGGCGCCGGCGAGCTGCGACTCGGCGACGTTGGCCACGTAGAGCACGGGCTTGGCCGTCAGCAGGAAGAGCTCGGAGATGACGGCGCGCTCGTCGTCGGTGAGCGGGATGCGGCGGACGGTCTGCCCCTCGTTGATCCCGGCGCGGACCTTCTCCAGCACCACGAGCTCGGCCTTCGCCTGCTCGCCGACCTTGCCACCGGCCTTCGCGTCCTTCTGCACCCGCTGCAGGCGCTTCTCCACCGACTCGAGATCCTTGAGGGCGAGCTCGGTGTCGATCACCTCCGCGTCCCGGGCCGGATCGACCGAGCCCTCGACGTGGATCACGTTCGGATCCTCGAAGCAGCGCAGCACGTGGGCGACGGCGTCGACCTGCCGGATGTGGCTGAGGAACTGGTTGCCCAGACCCTCGCCCTTCGAGGCGCCGCGGACGAGCCCGGCGATGTCGACGAACTCGAGGGTGGTGGGGATGATCCGCTTGCTCCCGTAGACCTTCGACAGCTTCTCCAGCCGGTCGTCGGGAACGGGCACCACGCCGACGTTGGGCTCGATGGTGCAGAAGGGGTAGTTGGCCGCTTCGGCGTTGCACGCCTCGGACAGCGCATTGAAGAGGGTGGACTTCCCCACGTTGGGAAGGCCGACGATGCCGATCGAGAGTCCCATAGATTTCCGCCGAACCGCCGGGCTGACCGGATTCTTCTCCGGAC is part of the Vulgatibacter sp. genome and harbors:
- the ychF gene encoding redox-regulated ATPase YchF codes for the protein MGLSIGIVGLPNVGKSTLFNALSEACNAEAANYPFCTIEPNVGVVPVPDDRLEKLSKVYGSKRIIPTTLEFVDIAGLVRGASKGEGLGNQFLSHIRQVDAVAHVLRCFEDPNVIHVEGSVDPARDAEVIDTELALKDLESVEKRLQRVQKDAKAGGKVGEQAKAELVVLEKVRAGINEGQTVRRIPLTDDERAVISELFLLTAKPVLYVANVAESQLAGAETDPLVEKARAVAALDKAPLVIICADVESQIQQLPVEERADFLESAGLAEPGLHKLVRAGYKLLQLRTYITAGEQETRAWTIHEGWKAPQAAGVIHTDFERGFIKAEVCRWEDLLKFGSESALREKGLLRVEGKEYVVQDGDVMHFRFNV